A genomic region of Sphaerochaeta sp. contains the following coding sequences:
- a CDS encoding basic amino acid ABC transporter substrate-binding protein, translated as MKKVWIVLLCVLACGVVFAGGAKESAPSEAKSYVFAADATWPPLEFIDEKGNLTGFEVELMPAIGKEVGVTMTVKNIPWDTIFAGLANGAYDGVSSGVTVTEERKQTMDFSTPILSNGQVVIIRAADKDKYASINDLSGKKIGVQIGTTGDFALADYPVVPKQYDDIGLAIEDMLNGNLEACVCDSLIASDFVLSNENYKGRLLLAGEPFTQEDIAIAVKKGNTELLNLVNQGLAAMEKDGSLAALKQKWNIL; from the coding sequence ATGAAAAAAGTATGGATTGTGTTGCTTTGTGTTTTGGCGTGTGGTGTGGTCTTCGCCGGTGGGGCGAAGGAGAGCGCGCCATCGGAAGCGAAGAGCTATGTGTTCGCCGCTGACGCGACCTGGCCTCCGCTTGAGTTCATTGATGAGAAAGGCAACCTGACGGGATTTGAAGTCGAGTTGATGCCGGCCATCGGAAAGGAAGTCGGCGTCACCATGACGGTGAAGAACATCCCATGGGACACCATTTTCGCAGGTCTTGCCAACGGCGCGTATGACGGTGTCTCCTCCGGCGTCACCGTGACGGAAGAGCGCAAGCAGACAATGGATTTCTCCACGCCGATCCTGTCCAATGGACAGGTGGTGATCATCCGCGCGGCGGACAAGGACAAGTACGCATCGATCAACGATCTCTCCGGAAAGAAGATCGGCGTGCAGATCGGCACCACCGGCGATTTCGCCCTGGCCGACTACCCGGTCGTCCCCAAACAGTACGATGACATCGGGCTTGCCATCGAAGACATGCTGAACGGCAACCTTGAGGCGTGCGTCTGTGACTCCTTGATCGCCAGCGACTTCGTGCTCTCCAACGAGAACTACAAAGGCAGACTGCTGTTGGCCGGTGAGCCGTTCACCCAGGAGGACATCGCCATTGCCGTCAAGAAAGGCAACACCGAGTTGCTCAACCTGGTCAACCAAGGCTTGGCAGCCATGGAGAAAGATGGCTCCCTCGCCGCGTTGAAGCAGAAATGGAACATCCTGTAA
- a CDS encoding small multi-drug export protein gives MDTRTLFWSVLLSFIPISELRGGIPYGYFNGIDWYVITPVCVLANALVTLLAWWFLETVNNTLCKIPAYHRWFDRFLVKAQLKVAPKVTKYGYLGLLFFVAIPLPITGAWTGTVAAWVLGLEKRKAQKYIALGVCIAGAVVIAICLGGRSVGSIFIKRV, from the coding sequence ATGGATACGCGAACATTGTTCTGGAGCGTCTTGTTGTCTTTTATCCCGATCAGCGAACTGCGCGGCGGGATACCCTATGGATATTTCAACGGGATCGATTGGTACGTCATCACCCCGGTATGCGTGCTGGCCAACGCGTTGGTCACGCTCCTGGCATGGTGGTTCCTGGAAACCGTCAACAACACCCTGTGCAAGATTCCCGCCTACCATCGTTGGTTCGATCGGTTCTTGGTCAAAGCCCAGCTGAAAGTCGCGCCCAAGGTGACGAAATACGGATACCTGGGATTGCTGTTCTTCGTCGCCATTCCTCTTCCGATTACCGGCGCGTGGACGGGTACCGTCGCCGCGTGGGTCTTGGGACTGGAAAAGCGCAAAGCGCAGAAATACATCGCGTTGGGCGTCTGCATCGCCGGCGCCGTCGTCATCGCCATCTGTCTGGGTGGCCGGAGCGTCGGCTCCATCTTCATCAAGCGCGTCTGA
- a CDS encoding UvrD-helicase domain-containing protein encodes MRTFDLSTELNGEQCKAASQIDGPLLVIAGAGSGKTRMLTYRIANLLQHGIPESAILALTFTNKAAREMGERVRSLTESPLQHLTTTTFHSFGMGVLKQYIQFLGYKNNFTIYDTSDKLALIREMIVEADDDPDTYDLYDLSHLFSDIKTKRTAPAQGKTGALYQEYGKLLKAYNAVDFDDLITLPLVLFERRPDVLKALRERFRYILVDEFQDTSLCQYRMVSALAKESRNLCVVGDDDQSIYSWRGANYQNLLLFEQEFPERKEIKLEENYRSSGIILEAANDLIVHNKDRKDKKLWTDNERGSTIRIVHPLDGDFEAQEICDTIRDEMAKDPRLTYDDFAILVRTNRLLSPIGDKLETENIPVNVTGGPNLLDRKEVRDVLSYLKCAANPEDDINLLRIINTPPRGIGRVTLEKIRTVADTFDCPLIDAIRRCAVTEDVSISPSVKKTLSRFTELLDAYTGTFAEPRGKGEALRMLVDEIGYKEYLMDQHPENEKLVSYQMNGILIFIKKLTRFEQQHPGAPIGMFLSQISLDSGDDDEQTMGKVSLMTMHAAKGLEFHTVFLAAVEEPYVPSGKALEEDPRNIDEERRLFYVAITRAKRNLIISSCQKRDKNGKEVDCVPSRFLQEIPQSLFDEEDPDRQLSGDEFDEKLKKMLAMFGG; translated from the coding sequence ATGCGAACCTTTGATCTCTCCACAGAACTGAACGGCGAGCAGTGCAAGGCCGCATCCCAGATCGATGGCCCGCTCCTCGTCATTGCAGGAGCCGGCAGCGGCAAAACCCGGATGCTCACCTATCGGATCGCAAACCTCCTGCAGCACGGCATCCCGGAATCCGCCATTCTGGCGTTGACCTTCACCAACAAGGCCGCGCGGGAGATGGGGGAACGGGTGCGATCGCTTACGGAAAGCCCGCTCCAGCACCTGACCACCACCACGTTCCACAGCTTCGGCATGGGCGTACTGAAACAGTACATCCAGTTTTTGGGATACAAGAACAATTTCACCATCTACGACACCAGTGACAAGCTCGCGTTGATCCGCGAGATGATCGTCGAGGCGGATGATGATCCGGACACGTACGATCTGTACGACCTTTCCCATCTGTTCTCCGACATCAAGACCAAGCGGACTGCCCCCGCCCAAGGGAAAACCGGGGCGTTGTACCAGGAGTACGGCAAACTGCTCAAAGCGTACAACGCCGTGGACTTCGATGATTTGATCACCCTGCCGTTGGTTCTGTTCGAGCGTCGTCCGGACGTTCTGAAAGCCCTCAGGGAACGATTCCGCTACATTCTTGTGGATGAGTTCCAGGACACTTCCCTCTGCCAGTACCGGATGGTTTCCGCCCTGGCCAAAGAGAGCAGGAACCTCTGCGTCGTGGGGGATGACGACCAGAGCATCTACAGCTGGAGAGGCGCCAACTACCAGAACCTTCTGTTGTTCGAGCAGGAATTTCCCGAACGGAAAGAGATCAAGCTGGAGGAGAACTACCGCTCCAGCGGCATCATCCTGGAAGCCGCCAATGATTTGATCGTCCACAACAAGGATCGCAAGGACAAGAAACTCTGGACAGACAACGAACGAGGCTCGACCATTCGGATCGTCCATCCATTGGATGGGGACTTCGAGGCTCAGGAGATCTGTGACACCATCCGGGACGAAATGGCGAAGGACCCCCGTCTGACCTACGATGATTTCGCCATTCTGGTGCGGACCAACCGGCTGCTCTCCCCCATCGGGGACAAACTGGAGACGGAGAACATCCCGGTCAACGTGACCGGCGGGCCCAACCTGCTGGACCGCAAGGAAGTGCGGGACGTCCTCTCCTACCTGAAATGCGCCGCAAATCCGGAAGATGACATCAACCTGCTGAGGATCATCAACACGCCGCCACGGGGCATTGGACGGGTGACGCTCGAAAAAATCCGTACCGTCGCCGACACGTTTGATTGCCCGTTGATCGACGCCATCCGTCGATGCGCCGTCACGGAAGACGTTTCCATCTCCCCGTCGGTGAAAAAAACGCTTTCCCGCTTCACCGAACTCTTGGACGCCTATACGGGAACGTTCGCTGAACCACGCGGCAAAGGGGAGGCGCTCCGGATGCTGGTCGATGAGATCGGGTACAAGGAATATCTGATGGACCAGCATCCGGAAAACGAAAAGCTGGTCTCCTACCAGATGAACGGCATTTTGATCTTCATCAAAAAGCTGACCCGTTTCGAACAGCAACACCCGGGAGCCCCCATCGGCATGTTCCTGTCTCAAATTTCCCTGGATAGCGGCGATGATGACGAACAGACGATGGGAAAGGTTTCGTTGATGACGATGCACGCCGCCAAGGGGCTTGAGTTCCATACCGTGTTTCTCGCCGCCGTGGAAGAGCCGTACGTTCCCAGCGGAAAAGCGCTGGAGGAGGATCCCCGGAACATCGACGAGGAACGCCGCCTGTTCTATGTAGCCATCACCCGGGCGAAACGCAACCTGATCATCTCCTCCTGCCAGAAGCGGGACAAGAACGGCAAGGAAGTGGATTGCGTACCCTCCCGGTTTCTTCAGGAAATCCCCCAGAGCCTGTTTGATGAGGAAGATCCTGACCGGCAGCTCTCTGGTGATGAATTTGACGAAAAACTGAAGAAAATGCTTGCAATGTTCGGGGGATGA
- a CDS encoding alpha-amylase family glycosyl hydrolase, with protein MRLPYLKKLGVGCLWIASIFFANDFLGEEVMDYRAVDPVLGSMSDVDALIAEAHRLSINVVLEMPIGHTSARHAWFLESRKGGSSNPYQDFYLWTDTTCNWVTIKSDGALTWDSSRNAAFVHTYGENLPDLNWRDEHVVKAMYDQCRFWLEKGVDGLEFHDVNTIIKDETFRDNPSLSMLLHPRSYERQLHVFDRNRPESHRELRRLHAMVGECDNRLMAGDILQEKAGEPEIAASYVGDQLDITFDDALMRLPFRASAWRWCAQRWYQAVGENGWPAWRMESGKDGRIVDRWKGKDGRARIAAMFLLTQKGMPLLYYGQEIGLCSKAKETKEGKVPTVSWRPMVWTDQEGHGFTTGTPWLPWGNAASSVAHGETDADSLFSLYRRLIALRNEDSVLQAGTIHFLDSGRHGVLAYCRQLGEEKRIILLNFRSRHSEVRTDAHTIMLSTSSMPTWVRGKLVLGPYQGVILKA; from the coding sequence ATGCGGCTTCCCTACCTGAAGAAACTCGGTGTAGGATGCTTGTGGATTGCTTCCATTTTCTTTGCAAATGATTTCTTGGGCGAAGAAGTGATGGATTATCGTGCCGTAGATCCTGTGCTCGGTTCGATGAGTGATGTTGATGCCTTGATCGCCGAAGCACATCGTCTTTCTATCAACGTAGTGCTGGAAATGCCGATCGGGCATACAAGCGCGCGCCATGCGTGGTTTCTGGAAAGCAGGAAGGGCGGATCTTCCAATCCATACCAGGATTTCTATCTCTGGACGGACACCACGTGCAACTGGGTGACGATCAAATCAGATGGCGCGTTGACATGGGATTCTTCCCGCAACGCGGCATTTGTCCACACGTACGGGGAAAATCTGCCGGATCTCAACTGGAGAGACGAGCATGTGGTCAAAGCCATGTACGACCAGTGTCGATTCTGGCTGGAGAAGGGTGTTGATGGTCTGGAGTTCCATGATGTGAACACCATCATCAAGGACGAGACATTCCGTGACAACCCCTCTCTGTCGATGTTGTTGCATCCACGGTCGTATGAACGGCAATTGCACGTCTTTGACCGTAACCGACCGGAATCCCATCGGGAACTCAGACGGTTGCATGCCATGGTGGGGGAATGTGACAATCGCTTGATGGCAGGCGACATCCTGCAGGAGAAGGCGGGAGAACCGGAAATCGCCGCTTCCTACGTGGGAGACCAGCTGGACATCACGTTTGATGATGCCTTGATGCGTCTTCCGTTCCGAGCTTCTGCGTGGAGATGGTGCGCACAGCGGTGGTACCAGGCCGTCGGTGAGAACGGCTGGCCCGCGTGGCGAATGGAGTCAGGAAAGGACGGCAGGATCGTTGACCGATGGAAAGGGAAGGATGGCAGGGCGCGCATCGCTGCGATGTTCCTGCTTACCCAGAAAGGGATGCCGTTGTTGTATTACGGCCAGGAGATCGGACTTTGCTCCAAAGCCAAGGAAACAAAGGAAGGAAAGGTTCCCACCGTTTCCTGGCGGCCAATGGTTTGGACGGATCAGGAAGGACATGGCTTCACCACGGGAACGCCATGGCTTCCCTGGGGGAATGCCGCATCGTCCGTCGCCCATGGGGAAACGGATGCGGATTCCTTGTTTTCGTTGTACAGGCGTCTGATTGCGCTTCGCAACGAGGATTCCGTGCTGCAGGCTGGCACGATCCACTTTCTGGACAGCGGCCGGCATGGCGTTCTTGCCTACTGCCGTCAGCTCGGTGAGGAAAAACGGATCATTCTGCTGAACTTCCGCTCCCGCCACAGCGAGGTGCGTACCGACGCCCATACCATAATGCTTTCCACCTCATCAATGCCGACCTGGGTGAGGGGAAAGCTGGTCCTCGGTCCGTACCAAGGCGTAATTCTCAAAGCCTGA
- a CDS encoding basic amino acid ABC transporter substrate-binding protein, translating into MLMVVGSFAFAQGQKEAVGTEKDSYVFAGNAEWPPLEFVDEKGDVVGFEVDMLKEIEKISGKKITYRNVAWDGIFAGLANGAYDAVASGVSVTEERKATMDFSTPFMTITQAIIAPVDHPELKDLKSLAGKTVGTQMGTTGDLYLKDQDAADPTLNIDVKGYDSIGLAVEDLLNGNLDAVVCDSIIASDYVLSNPNYKGKMIVTGKASDIGEPIAIAIKKGDSALLKIVNDAIAQMQKDGTLDTLSKKWNIL; encoded by the coding sequence ATGCTGATGGTTGTCGGCTCGTTTGCGTTCGCCCAAGGGCAGAAAGAAGCGGTCGGCACGGAAAAAGACAGCTATGTGTTCGCGGGGAACGCCGAATGGCCGCCGTTGGAATTTGTGGATGAGAAGGGAGATGTCGTAGGATTCGAGGTCGATATGCTGAAGGAGATCGAAAAGATTTCCGGCAAGAAGATCACCTACCGGAACGTCGCGTGGGACGGCATCTTCGCGGGCCTTGCCAACGGCGCGTACGACGCGGTTGCTTCCGGCGTTTCGGTGACGGAAGAGAGGAAAGCCACGATGGATTTCTCCACCCCGTTCATGACGATCACCCAGGCGATCATCGCGCCGGTGGACCATCCTGAGCTGAAGGATCTGAAGAGTCTTGCCGGCAAAACCGTCGGGACCCAGATGGGGACCACGGGAGACCTGTATCTGAAGGATCAGGACGCGGCGGACCCCACGCTGAACATCGACGTCAAGGGATATGACTCCATCGGACTGGCCGTGGAGGACCTCCTGAACGGAAACCTGGATGCCGTTGTCTGTGACAGCATCATCGCCAGCGACTATGTGCTTTCCAACCCGAACTACAAGGGCAAGATGATCGTCACCGGCAAAGCGAGCGACATCGGGGAGCCGATCGCCATCGCCATCAAGAAAGGCGACAGCGCCTTGCTGAAGATCGTCAACGACGCCATCGCCCAGATGCAGAAGGATGGCACGCTGGATACGCTGAGCAAGAAATGGAACATCCTGTAA
- a CDS encoding 4Fe-4S binding protein, with translation MQRIWSSRILNVSLNRTEAICSVICSFRSSPDRSTATPFVWNAPAPQFGSPNCILCKKCIRICPAHALTTDGKRIVIDTRVCVRCYCCHEVCPANAITIKES, from the coding sequence ATGCAAAGGATCTGGTCATCACGGATTTTGAATGTGTCCCTCAACAGGACGGAAGCCATCTGTTCCGTAATCTGCTCATTCCGTTCCTCACCCGACCGTTCCACCGCCACGCCATTCGTGTGGAACGCCCCGGCCCCACAATTCGGTTCCCCCAATTGTATTCTCTGCAAGAAATGCATCCGTATCTGTCCCGCACACGCCTTGACAACCGACGGCAAACGGATTGTAATCGACACGCGAGTCTGCGTCCGTTGTTACTGTTGCCACGAGGTGTGCCCGGCGAACGCGATCACCATCAAGGAATCATAA
- a CDS encoding glutamine synthetase III — translation MFEVDYAKTAVSDLYGCDCFTEPEMARFLSETTIRQLKEVQRGRGELTPELADHVAGAMKEWALKKGATHYCHWFQPLTGLTAEKHDSFITPTRSGKVLLEFSGKELIRGESDASSFPNGGLRTTFEARGYTAWDTSSPAFIKETGGQRILYIPTAFFSYNGEALDKKVPLLRSTAALEKQTLRVLGLLGKPAKRVTVNIGPEQEYFLVNKDSYDQRPDLRLTGRTVLGSFAAKGQELDDHYYGQINDKVGNFMAELDHVLWKLGISSKTQHMEAAPNQFEIAVVYDAANIATDHNQVLMEVLQSVALRHGMVALLHEKPFSGVNGSGKHDNWSLSTDDGTNLLSPGSKSEENILFLLMITSFLKAVDEYAPLIRAGAATAGNDFRLGGLEAPPAVISVFLGQQLTDILEGIAEGKPCKQQDGQCVKLGIPMIPQFPKDLTDRNRTSPMAFTGNKFEFRMVGSSQSMSSPNIFINTAMADVLQEVADRLEKAEDKLAESHAIIRDFYRAHKRIIFNGNGYGPEWAKEAARRGLPERKDTVSALPEMVSETSIALFERQKVFTREEVVSREELYLDTFSKQVNIEASVMLEMIRKSIIPAVTKDIRQSAVSLSAQKAQGLDVTAQMALLKQKNELLERAITQGERLHIGIAKAQVRKDDPLAQATAFRDEVRPRMEALRGTVDALENITDKQLWPYPGYDDLLFRL, via the coding sequence ATGTTCGAAGTCGATTACGCGAAGACAGCCGTATCCGATCTGTACGGCTGTGATTGTTTCACCGAGCCGGAGATGGCCCGTTTCCTTTCGGAAACAACGATCAGGCAACTGAAGGAAGTCCAACGGGGACGCGGGGAACTCACTCCGGAGCTGGCCGACCATGTGGCCGGCGCGATGAAGGAATGGGCCCTGAAGAAAGGCGCCACCCACTACTGCCATTGGTTCCAGCCGTTGACGGGTCTCACGGCGGAGAAGCATGACAGTTTCATCACCCCGACCCGCTCGGGCAAAGTGCTCCTGGAATTTTCCGGAAAAGAGTTGATCCGAGGGGAAAGCGACGCTTCATCGTTCCCCAACGGCGGGCTTCGCACCACCTTTGAGGCGAGAGGATACACCGCCTGGGACACTTCCTCACCGGCGTTCATCAAGGAAACCGGAGGGCAACGGATCCTGTACATCCCGACGGCGTTCTTTTCGTACAACGGTGAAGCATTGGACAAGAAGGTACCGCTCCTCCGTTCCACCGCGGCGCTGGAGAAACAGACACTCAGGGTATTGGGCCTGTTGGGAAAACCAGCCAAACGGGTGACGGTCAACATCGGCCCTGAACAGGAATACTTTCTGGTGAACAAGGATTCCTATGACCAACGTCCCGACCTGAGGCTGACCGGACGGACGGTGCTTGGCTCATTCGCCGCGAAAGGCCAGGAACTGGACGACCATTATTACGGGCAGATCAACGACAAAGTGGGCAATTTCATGGCGGAACTGGACCACGTCCTTTGGAAACTTGGCATTTCCAGCAAGACACAGCACATGGAAGCCGCTCCCAACCAGTTTGAGATCGCCGTGGTGTACGACGCCGCCAACATCGCAACCGATCACAACCAAGTGTTGATGGAAGTGCTGCAAAGCGTGGCGCTCCGCCACGGAATGGTGGCGTTGCTTCATGAAAAACCGTTTTCCGGCGTCAATGGATCGGGCAAGCATGACAATTGGTCCCTGTCCACCGACGATGGGACCAACCTGCTCTCTCCCGGTTCCAAATCGGAAGAGAACATCCTGTTCCTGCTGATGATCACCTCCTTTCTCAAGGCGGTGGACGAATATGCCCCGTTGATCCGCGCTGGCGCGGCCACGGCGGGCAATGATTTCCGTCTGGGCGGTTTGGAAGCGCCGCCTGCGGTGATCAGCGTGTTCCTCGGCCAGCAACTGACCGATATTCTGGAGGGAATCGCCGAAGGCAAACCCTGCAAACAGCAGGATGGACAGTGCGTCAAGCTGGGTATCCCGATGATTCCTCAATTTCCCAAGGATCTCACCGACCGGAACCGCACCAGTCCGATGGCGTTCACCGGCAACAAGTTTGAATTCCGGATGGTCGGTTCCTCCCAGTCGATGAGCAGTCCGAACATCTTCATCAACACCGCCATGGCTGACGTGCTCCAGGAGGTTGCCGATCGTCTGGAGAAGGCTGAAGACAAACTGGCGGAAAGCCATGCCATCATCAGGGACTTCTACCGCGCCCACAAGCGAATCATCTTCAATGGCAACGGATATGGACCGGAATGGGCCAAGGAAGCGGCCAGAAGAGGATTGCCGGAACGCAAAGACACGGTCAGCGCGCTTCCGGAAATGGTCAGCGAAACCTCCATCGCGCTGTTTGAACGGCAAAAGGTATTCACCCGAGAAGAGGTCGTCTCCCGCGAGGAACTGTATCTGGACACGTTCAGCAAACAGGTGAACATTGAAGCATCCGTCATGCTGGAAATGATACGGAAATCAATCATCCCGGCCGTCACCAAGGATATCCGCCAGAGCGCCGTCAGTCTGTCAGCGCAGAAAGCACAGGGTTTGGATGTGACCGCGCAGATGGCGCTGCTGAAACAGAAGAACGAACTGTTGGAACGGGCCATCACCCAAGGTGAGCGGTTGCACATCGGTATCGCGAAAGCCCAAGTGCGGAAGGATGATCCCCTCGCCCAGGCTACAGCGTTCCGTGACGAGGTACGCCCCCGTATGGAAGCGCTTCGTGGTACGGTGGACGCGTTGGAGAACATCACGGACAAACAGCTTTGGCCGTATCCCGGATACGATGATCTCCTGTTCAGGCTTTGA
- a CDS encoding amino acid ABC transporter permease produces the protein MDTELQDVEKRALRKDQMVSIDPTSPKKKNVTIQMTDGVLIPRKDDNHVLNAWRLTFFGALLLLLGLVFLKPKPYRDIFLVCIKGAPVTFEATIFAMIFTVIIGTITGLGAVSKHRWVNMISGVYVELIRGIPLLVQIIFIYYAMGRFFKVEGMVAAVAALSICFGAYMGEIIRAGIQATPKGQMEAAIALGMTRAQAFRYVVLPQTVKVVLPAIGNEFISMLKDSSLVSTIALADILRKGREYISRTFLSLETMLIVALIYLIITLILSRLVGMLEERLHENG, from the coding sequence ATGGATACTGAACTGCAAGACGTGGAGAAACGTGCTCTGCGCAAAGACCAGATGGTTTCGATTGATCCGACCTCACCGAAGAAAAAGAACGTGACCATCCAGATGACGGACGGGGTGTTGATACCCCGCAAGGATGACAATCATGTGCTGAACGCGTGGAGGTTGACGTTCTTTGGGGCGTTGCTCCTCCTCCTTGGGTTGGTGTTCCTCAAACCGAAACCGTACCGGGATATCTTCCTGGTGTGTATCAAAGGCGCACCGGTGACCTTCGAAGCCACCATCTTCGCCATGATCTTCACCGTGATCATCGGTACGATCACCGGGCTGGGCGCCGTCTCCAAACACCGGTGGGTCAACATGATCAGCGGCGTATACGTGGAGTTGATCCGCGGCATCCCGCTTCTGGTACAGATCATCTTCATCTACTACGCCATGGGACGGTTCTTCAAAGTGGAAGGAATGGTCGCCGCCGTTGCGGCGCTTTCCATCTGTTTCGGCGCCTACATGGGCGAAATCATCCGCGCCGGTATCCAGGCCACCCCGAAAGGGCAGATGGAAGCCGCCATCGCGTTGGGCATGACCAGGGCGCAGGCGTTCCGCTACGTGGTGCTTCCCCAGACCGTAAAAGTAGTGTTGCCGGCCATCGGCAACGAGTTCATCTCCATGTTGAAGGATTCCTCGTTGGTTTCCACCATTGCGTTGGCGGACATCCTGCGCAAAGGCCGGGAGTACATTTCCCGCACGTTCCTTTCCCTGGAGACGATGTTGATCGTCGCGTTGATCTATCTGATCATCACGTTGATCCTCTCCCGCCTCGTGGGAATGCTCGAGGAAAGGCTGCACGAAAATGGCTAG
- a CDS encoding amino acid ABC transporter ATP-binding protein has protein sequence MARIVIKDLCKDYSTGRGKTIHAVRDASLTVENGEVVVIIGPSGSGKSTLLRSINKLEIPTSGHIFIDKDDVTSPSTDIRKIREEVGMVFQSFNLFPHLSVMDNITLSPIKVKKMGDAEAKELGMKLLKQVGLEDKANAFPNQLSGGQQQRVAIARALAMQPQAMLFDEPTSALDPEMIKEVLDVMLDLAKSGMTMLLVTHEMGFARAAADKVVFMDNGEIIETGTPDELFTHPTNERTKSFLDHIL, from the coding sequence ATGGCTAGAATCGTCATCAAGGATCTTTGCAAGGACTACTCCACCGGCAGAGGAAAAACCATCCATGCGGTACGGGACGCATCCCTCACCGTGGAGAACGGAGAGGTTGTCGTCATCATCGGGCCGTCCGGCTCTGGCAAATCAACGTTGCTCCGGTCGATCAACAAGCTGGAGATTCCCACGAGCGGTCACATCTTCATCGACAAGGATGATGTGACCAGCCCTTCCACCGACATCCGCAAGATCCGGGAGGAAGTGGGCATGGTGTTCCAGAGCTTCAACCTGTTCCCCCATCTGTCCGTGATGGACAACATCACCCTCTCCCCGATCAAAGTGAAGAAAATGGGGGATGCGGAGGCGAAGGAACTGGGGATGAAACTGCTCAAGCAGGTGGGTTTGGAAGACAAGGCCAATGCCTTCCCCAACCAGCTTTCCGGCGGACAGCAGCAACGAGTCGCCATCGCCAGGGCCTTGGCGATGCAGCCACAGGCGATGCTGTTCGATGAACCGACCTCCGCGTTGGATCCCGAGATGATCAAGGAAGTGCTGGATGTCATGCTGGATCTGGCCAAGAGCGGCATGACGATGCTCCTGGTCACCCATGAGATGGGGTTCGCCCGGGCCGCCGCCGACAAGGTGGTGTTCATGGACAACGGAGAGATCATCGAGACGGGGACGCCGGACGAGCTGTTCACCCATCCAACCAACGAACGGACGAAGAGTTTTCTGGACCATATCCTGTAA
- a CDS encoding RsmB/NOP family class I SAM-dependent RNA methyltransferase, with amino-acid sequence MGKHAKPSGAEQFDTYYRGVFGQRWDALCAALGKERSPIAFTDGLTTPYFLDEASLWAARLLPVHEGDQVLDMCAAPGGKTLVIASQLRGTGRLVSNDRSADRRNRLLSVIKDHLPAPWQNAVTVTGYDAAQWGIHQQEAFDAILLDAPCSSERHVLTSPSALSQWSPSRPKRLAIGQFAMLCSALEAVKVGGVILYSTCAITPEEDEMVIQKLSERRKGRFSLLPTRLPQGEARSFGSIILPDTAEGRGPMYVCMIRRES; translated from the coding sequence ATGGGAAAACACGCAAAGCCTTCCGGAGCGGAACAATTCGACACCTACTACCGTGGGGTTTTCGGCCAACGGTGGGATGCTCTCTGCGCTGCTCTTGGCAAGGAGCGATCTCCCATCGCGTTCACCGATGGATTGACCACCCCGTATTTCCTGGATGAAGCCTCCCTTTGGGCCGCGCGCCTCCTCCCGGTACACGAAGGGGACCAAGTCCTTGACATGTGCGCGGCTCCTGGAGGAAAGACACTGGTCATCGCTTCCCAGCTCAGGGGAACCGGACGCCTTGTCAGCAACGACCGCTCCGCCGATCGCCGGAACCGTCTCCTGTCCGTCATCAAGGATCATCTGCCGGCTCCGTGGCAGAACGCCGTCACTGTCACCGGATATGATGCAGCCCAATGGGGAATACACCAACAGGAAGCGTTCGACGCCATTCTGCTTGACGCCCCCTGCTCCAGTGAGCGGCACGTCCTGACCAGTCCTTCGGCGCTGTCCCAGTGGTCGCCTTCCCGTCCCAAACGGCTTGCCATCGGGCAGTTCGCCATGCTGTGCTCCGCCCTTGAAGCAGTGAAGGTCGGAGGGGTGATCCTGTACAGCACCTGCGCCATCACCCCGGAAGAGGATGAGATGGTCATCCAAAAGCTCTCGGAACGAAGAAAAGGCAGATTTTCCTTGCTTCCCACCCGCCTCCCCCAGGGAGAGGCGCGTTCCTTTGGGAGCATCATTCTGCCGGATACGGCGGAAGGAAGAGGCCCGATGTATGTCTGTATGATCAGGAGGGAATCATGA